The following proteins come from a genomic window of Lolium rigidum isolate FL_2022 chromosome 5, APGP_CSIRO_Lrig_0.1, whole genome shotgun sequence:
- the LOC124651942 gene encoding uncharacterized protein LOC124651942, whose translation MSNLFDHGHGGGDQGQGADGTLMCYFHPRELLVGVCAHCLRERLLLILASKQGGGRASAPADGASYLSARPYGKALRRVRTSSIVSVLALGSSLLHRIESSSSRHHTHDAVVHGSDDNNWEDDDGEDTASVASLDDSFISIKFEDNGKATWVDTQNQKPTMPHAADKSAYKATTAVVEHAKRGGAARWRKQVVGRLLQLARWKRASASGKQAASSTAVCQAAEHQRAKGRGGRSWIRSLTRRRALHGERAWS comes from the exons ATGAGCAACCTGTTCGATCATGGCCACGGTGGCGGAGATCAAGGACAAGGCGCCGACGGCACCCTGATGTGCTACTTCCACCCGAGGGAGCTTCTGGTGGGCGTATGCGCCCACTGCCTCCGGGagcgcctcctcctcatcctcgcctCGAAGCAGGGCGGCGGACGCGCGAGCGCGCCGGCCGACGGCGCAAGCTACCTGTCGGCGCGGCCCTACGGCAAGGCGCTCCGGCGCGTGAGGACCAGCAGCATCGTCTCCGTCTTGGCGCTGGGCTCCTCGTTGCTCCACCGcatcgaatcctcctcctcccggcacCACACCCACGATGCCgtcgtccacggcagcgacgACAATAACtgggaggacgacgacggcgaagACACCGCCTCCGTCGCGAGCCTTGACG ATTCTTTCATTTCGATCAAGTTCGAGGACAACGGCAAGGCGACGTGGGTGGACACCCAGAACCAGAAGCCGACGATGCCGCATGCCGCCGACAAGAGCGCGTACAAGGCGACGACGGCGGTTGTGGAGCACGCGAAGCGTGGCGGGGCTGCACGGTGGCGGAAGCAGGTGGTGGGGCGGCTGCTGCAGCTGGCGCGATGGAAGAGGGCGTCGGCCAGCGGCAAGCAGGCGGCATCATCGACGGCGGTGTGCCAGGCGGCGGAGCATCAGCGGGCGAAAGGGCGCGGCGGCCGGAGCTGGATCCGGAGCCTCACGCGGCGGCGAGCCTTGCACGGCGAGAGGGCGTGGTCATGA